CTCAAATTCGGCTCAACACCGCCTTGTCCCGCACCGCCGCAGCGGTGCGTCAGGACCCGCCGTCGGTCGCGGCGACCGTTGCTTCGGCCGGAATTGGCGTAAGGGCGACCTCGATAGCCACCTTCGTCAACAGCGTCTACCGTCTATCCGTCTATGGCGAAAATGCGCGCCGGGAGTCTTATCGACGACGATCGAAGGAGCCGCAGAGTTGGACATCGATCCTGCTGCGACCGCGTGGCTGCTGGCCAGCACCGCATTGGTGCTGCTGATGACGCCCGGGTTGGCGATTTTCTACGGGGGCATGGTCCGTACTACCGGCGTGCTCAACATGATCATGATGAGCTTCATCTCCATACCGCTGGTGACTGTGGCATGGTTGCTGGTCGGTTACAGCCTGGCGTTTTCCGATGGCGGCGCGGGCGGATTTCTGGGCGGACTGGCGCATGCCGGGATGCTCGGCATAAGCCCGCAGACCTTGCACGGGTCGGTGCCCGAACTGCTGTATGCCACCTTCCAGCTGAGCTTCGCGATCATCACCGCCGCCCTGGTCAGCGGCGCCATCGCCGACCGGGCCAGGTTCGCGGCCTGGATGGTGTTCGTGCCCATCTGGGCGGTGGCGGTGTATTGCGTTATCGCGCACTGGGTGTGGGCACCGAGCGGGTGGCTGTTCAAGATGGGGGTGCTCGACTATGCGGGCGGGCTGGTCGTCGAGATCGTCTCGGGTTCCTCGGCGCTCGCATTGGCGCTGGTATTGGGTCCGCGCATCGGCTTCAAGGTAGAAGCCATGCGCCCGCACAACCTGCCGTTCGTGCTACTCGGCGTGGGACTGCTGTGGTTTGGCTGGTTCGGGTTCAACGCCGGTTCGGCGCTGGCCGCCAACGGACTGGCCGCCGCGATCTTCCTCAACACCCTGGTCGCCGGCTGCCTGGGCATGCTGGGATGGCTTGCGGTGGAACAGTTTCGGGACGGCAAGCCGACCACCTTCGGCGCCGCCTCCGGTGTGGTCGCCGGCTTGGTGGCGATCACGCCGTCGTGCGGCACGGTGAACACCCTGGGCGCCGCCGTCGTCGGGCTGGTGGCGGGCGTCGTGTGCTCGTTCGCGATCGCGGTGAAGTTCAAACTCAACTATGACGACTCTCTTGACGTCGTTGGGGTGCACTTCGTCGGCGGAGTGGTCGGTGTGTTGTTGATCGGGCTGCTCGCCACCGCGGTGATGACCCAAGGCCCGAAGGGACTCTTCTACGGGGGCGGGATGGGTCAACTCGGCAAGCAGGCGCTGGCGATGGTGGTGGTAGCTCTCTACGCGTTCACGGTGAGCTATGTGCTGGCCCTGCTGATCGAGCGTTCCATGGGGTTCCGGCTCAGCCGAGAGGACGAGGTGAGCGGCGTCGACCTCACCCAGCACGCCGAGACCGCTTATCCGGAGGGCGTCTACGGGCATCAGGCCCCCCGACGCCCGTCGTTGGGCGGCGCGTCTCGTCCGCGTCCGAATGAGGACGAAGACACCTGAGCCGCGCCTGCGTTATCGGGGTCGGCGTGCTTGTCGGGTGACGGCGACTCGCGGACAGATCGATCGGCATCGGTTTAGCCGATCCGCTGGCGGGTTAATTGTCGTGAGGTAGCGAAACACTCGCCTGTGGCCGTGCGCATGGTCCAGCACCCGGACGGCCGAAGGGGCCAACGCGCCGGGGGGATAGCCGATGACGACGTTCGCTGTGGCCAGC
The nucleotide sequence above comes from Mycobacterium pseudokansasii. Encoded proteins:
- a CDS encoding ammonium transporter encodes the protein MDIDPAATAWLLASTALVLLMTPGLAIFYGGMVRTTGVLNMIMMSFISIPLVTVAWLLVGYSLAFSDGGAGGFLGGLAHAGMLGISPQTLHGSVPELLYATFQLSFAIITAALVSGAIADRARFAAWMVFVPIWAVAVYCVIAHWVWAPSGWLFKMGVLDYAGGLVVEIVSGSSALALALVLGPRIGFKVEAMRPHNLPFVLLGVGLLWFGWFGFNAGSALAANGLAAAIFLNTLVAGCLGMLGWLAVEQFRDGKPTTFGAASGVVAGLVAITPSCGTVNTLGAAVVGLVAGVVCSFAIAVKFKLNYDDSLDVVGVHFVGGVVGVLLIGLLATAVMTQGPKGLFYGGGMGQLGKQALAMVVVALYAFTVSYVLALLIERSMGFRLSREDEVSGVDLTQHAETAYPEGVYGHQAPRRPSLGGASRPRPNEDEDT